A single window of Neisseria sp. KEM232 DNA harbors:
- a CDS encoding nucleoside triphosphate pyrophosphatase — MTAPLIYLASGSPRRREILENLGFAVERAATDIDETPRPHEDPAAYVVRMAREKNAAALAVRRSAGKAPSAAPVLSADTAVVLDGQILGKPESPDHARTMLAALSGREHQVLTAVCLFSDGLTSCALHTATVAFAEIDDAQIDAYVASGEPLDKAGAYGIQGIGGVFVRSLNGSHSGVMGLPVYETCALLRQAGCPVPPFAT; from the coding sequence ATGACCGCACCCCTCATTTATCTCGCCTCCGGCAGCCCGCGCCGCCGCGAAATCCTCGAAAACCTCGGCTTTGCCGTCGAACGCGCCGCCACCGACATCGACGAAACGCCCCGTCCGCACGAAGACCCCGCCGCCTACGTCGTCCGCATGGCGCGCGAAAAAAACGCCGCCGCCCTTGCCGTACGGCGCTCGGCGGGCAAAGCGCCGAGTGCCGCCCCCGTGCTCAGTGCCGACACCGCCGTCGTCCTCGACGGGCAAATCCTCGGCAAACCCGAATCGCCCGACCACGCCCGCACCATGCTCGCCGCCCTCTCCGGCCGCGAACACCAAGTCCTCACCGCCGTCTGCCTGTTTTCAGACGGCCTCACATCCTGCGCCCTGCACACCGCCACCGTCGCCTTTGCCGAAATCGACGACGCGCAAATCGACGCCTACGTCGCAAGCGGCGAACCGCTCGATAAGGCGGGCGCCTACGGCATACAGGGCATAGGCGGCGTTTTCGTGCGCAGCCTCAACGGCAGCCACAGCGGCGTGATGGGTCTGCCCGTTTACGAAACCTGCGCCCTGCTGCGCCAGGCGGGCTGCCCCGTGCCGCCGTTTGCCACATAG
- the acpP gene encoding acyl carrier protein, translated as MSNVDQKVKEIVAEQLGKTVDEVKNESSFQDDLGADSLDIVELVMALEEAFGCEIPDEEAEKITTVQAAIDYINAHQG; from the coding sequence ATGTCAAATGTCGACCAAAAAGTGAAAGAAATCGTTGCCGAGCAATTGGGCAAAACCGTTGACGAAGTGAAAAACGAATCTTCCTTCCAAGACGATTTGGGCGCCGATTCCCTCGACATCGTCGAGCTGGTTATGGCTTTGGAAGAAGCGTTCGGCTGCGAAATCCCCGATGAAGAAGCCGAAAAAATCACCACCGTTCAGGCTGCCATCGACTACATCAATGCACATCAGGGCTGA
- the rpiA gene encoding ribose-5-phosphate isomerase RpiA — protein MAAQDDLKRMAGEKAVGFVPENEYIGIGTGSTVNHFIKALAESGKAVKGAVSSSKATSELLAQYEIPEVTLSDVVRLAVYIDGADEVNHSLQMIKGGGGALLREKIVASASERFVCIADESKYVTRLGRFPLPVEVIPAARSLVARKLLALGGEPELRVGFTTDSGNEILDVSGLDLSRPLTMEEEINKITGVVENGLFARDTADVLLLARASGVETITIGG, from the coding sequence ATGGCAGCACAAGACGATCTGAAACGCATGGCGGGCGAAAAAGCCGTCGGCTTCGTGCCCGAAAACGAATACATCGGCATCGGCACGGGTTCCACCGTCAACCACTTCATCAAAGCCCTGGCCGAAAGCGGCAAAGCCGTCAAAGGCGCGGTCAGCAGCTCCAAAGCCACCTCCGAGCTGCTGGCGCAGTATGAAATTCCCGAAGTGACTTTGAGCGACGTGGTGCGGCTGGCCGTTTACATCGACGGCGCCGACGAAGTGAACCACAGCCTGCAAATGATCAAAGGCGGCGGCGGCGCCCTTTTGCGCGAAAAAATCGTCGCCAGCGCCTCGGAGCGCTTTGTCTGCATCGCCGACGAAAGCAAATACGTCACCCGCCTCGGCCGCTTCCCGCTTCCCGTCGAAGTGATTCCCGCCGCCCGCTCGCTGGTGGCGCGCAAACTGCTCGCGCTGGGCGGCGAACCCGAATTGCGCGTCGGCTTCACCACCGACAGCGGCAACGAAATCCTTGACGTCTCCGGCCTCGATTTGTCGCGTCCGCTGACGATGGAAGAAGAAATCAACAAAATCACCGGCGTGGTGGAAAACGGCCTCTTCGCCCGCGACACCGCCGACGTGCTGCTGCTGGCACGCGCAAGCGGCGTGGAAACCATCACCATCGGCGGCTGA
- a CDS encoding uracil-DNA glycosylase family protein: MLSSRYLHLHEALDLGPMWLKRGAKLVAADAENKGQTAVQTASVPQTAATERPSENTAPTSAAPVAAPDPTRNAAVQTAAAKRPSENIRPSENARAAAMAAVGSSIGGYYKSQERAAQLAAPPERRAAETAAPVFRSVAEHKAALAASVAPARVMAVSVCPAPEDIAAGRLFGGAAGVLLGNMFAAIGLADADVRRTSWLENSEFSPSAAQIEAAATRVQAERELCGASAVLLLGRFDHPAHTAALPQVFAGIPVFAVPHPARLLRQPELKAAAWQELKRLRQFLHSAA; the protein is encoded by the coding sequence ATGTTAAGCAGCCGCTACCTCCACCTGCACGAAGCACTCGATCTGGGCCCGATGTGGCTGAAACGGGGCGCGAAACTCGTGGCCGCCGACGCGGAAAACAAAGGGCAAACCGCCGTTCAGACGGCCTCCGTGCCGCAAACCGCCGCAACAGAACGGCCGTCTGAAAACACCGCGCCGACGTCAGCCGCGCCCGTTGCCGCGCCCGACCCAACCCGCAACGCCGCCGTTCAGACGGCCGCGGCAAAAAGGCCGTCTGAAAACATCAGGCCGTCTGAGAACGCCCGCGCCGCCGCCATGGCCGCCGTCGGCAGCAGCATAGGCGGCTACTACAAATCGCAGGAGCGCGCCGCGCAACTGGCCGCGCCGCCCGAACGCCGCGCCGCCGAAACCGCCGCGCCCGTCTTCCGCAGCGTGGCCGAACACAAAGCCGCCCTTGCCGCCAGCGTCGCCCCCGCCCGCGTGATGGCCGTGTCCGTCTGCCCCGCGCCGGAAGACATCGCCGCCGGACGCCTGTTCGGCGGCGCGGCGGGCGTGCTGCTGGGCAATATGTTTGCCGCCATCGGCCTGGCCGACGCCGACGTGCGCCGCACCAGCTGGCTGGAAAACAGCGAATTTTCCCCGAGCGCCGCACAAATCGAAGCCGCCGCCACCCGCGTGCAGGCCGAACGCGAGTTGTGCGGCGCATCCGCCGTGCTGCTGCTCGGCCGCTTCGACCACCCCGCCCACACCGCCGCCCTGCCGCAGGTATTCGCGGGCATCCCCGTGTTCGCCGTCCCCCACCCCGCCCGCCTGCTGCGCCAACCCGAACTGAAAGCCGCCGCCTGGCAGGAACTCAAACGCCTGCGGCAGTTTTTGCACAGCGCTGCGTAG
- the fabF gene encoding beta-ketoacyl-ACP synthase II — MSQRRVVITGLGQVSPVGNDIPTAWDNLLAGKSGIGRITRFDASDLNSQIAGEVRGFDIGQYISAKEARRMDVFIHYGIAAALQAIADAGLDDVNGLDKDRIGVNIGSGIGGLPSIEATGKAVIEGGARKINPFFIPGSLINLISGHVTILKGYRGPSYGMVSACTTGAHSIGDSARIIKYGDADIMIAGGAEGAISTLGVGGFAAMKALSTRNDDPATASRPWDKGRDGFVIGEGAGILVLEELEHAKKRGAKIYAELVGFGMSSDAYHITAPDEEGPALAVTRALKDAGLNAADVDYVNAHGTSTPLGDANETKALKRALGEHAYKTIVNSTKSMTGHLLGAAGGVEAVYSVLAVHNQKSPPTINLFEQDIEAGCDLDYCANEARDAKIDVALSNSFGFGGTNGTLVFKRFTG, encoded by the coding sequence ATGAGTCAGCGAAGAGTAGTCATCACCGGCCTCGGGCAGGTATCCCCCGTCGGCAACGACATCCCGACCGCATGGGACAACCTACTGGCCGGCAAAAGCGGCATCGGCCGCATCACCCGCTTTGACGCATCCGACCTCAACAGCCAAATCGCAGGCGAAGTGCGCGGCTTCGACATCGGCCAATACATCAGTGCCAAAGAAGCCCGCCGCATGGACGTATTCATCCACTACGGCATCGCCGCCGCCCTCCAAGCCATCGCCGACGCAGGCCTCGACGACGTAAACGGCCTCGACAAAGACCGCATCGGCGTGAACATCGGCTCCGGCATCGGCGGCCTGCCCAGCATCGAAGCCACCGGCAAAGCCGTTATCGAAGGCGGCGCGCGCAAAATCAACCCCTTCTTCATTCCCGGTTCGCTGATCAACCTCATCTCCGGCCACGTTACCATCCTCAAAGGCTACCGCGGCCCCAGCTACGGCATGGTTTCCGCCTGCACCACCGGCGCGCACTCCATCGGCGATTCCGCCCGCATCATCAAATACGGCGACGCCGACATCATGATTGCCGGCGGCGCGGAAGGCGCAATCAGCACCCTCGGCGTAGGCGGATTCGCCGCCATGAAAGCCCTCTCCACCCGCAACGACGACCCCGCCACCGCCTCCCGCCCGTGGGACAAAGGCCGCGACGGCTTCGTTATCGGCGAAGGCGCAGGCATTTTGGTATTGGAAGAGCTTGAACACGCCAAAAAACGCGGCGCGAAAATCTACGCCGAACTCGTCGGCTTCGGCATGAGCTCTGATGCCTACCACATCACCGCCCCCGACGAAGAAGGCCCCGCATTGGCCGTCACCCGCGCCCTCAAAGACGCAGGGCTGAACGCCGCCGATGTGGACTACGTCAACGCCCACGGCACGTCCACCCCGCTGGGCGATGCCAACGAAACCAAAGCCCTCAAACGCGCCCTGGGCGAACACGCCTACAAAACCATCGTCAACTCCACCAAATCCATGACCGGCCACCTGCTTGGCGCGGCAGGCGGAGTAGAAGCCGTGTACAGCGTCTTGGCCGTACACAACCAAAAATCCCCGCCCACCATCAACCTCTTCGAGCAGGACATCGAAGCAGGCTGCGATTTGGACTACTGCGCCAACGAAGCCCGCGACGCAAAAATCGACGTCGCCCTCTCCAACTCCTTCGGCTTCGGCGGCACCAACGGTACGCTGGTATTCAAACGCTTTACCGGCTGA
- the ribD gene encoding bifunctional diaminohydroxyphosphoribosylaminopyrimidine deaminase/5-amino-6-(5-phosphoribosylamino)uracil reductase RibD — protein MPSPQEPTFTDTDRRHMQAALALAREGRFSTSPNPRVGCVIARGGQIVGQGFHVRAGEPHAEVHALRQAGELARGATAYVTLEPCSHHGRTPPCAEALVAAGVSRVVAAMSDPNPQVAGRGLALLAAAGIRTECGLLETEARELNRGFLSRIERGRPFVRLKCAASLDGKTALSDGRSQWITNAAARADVQILRAESCAVLTGIGTVLADDPLLTVRAFPTVRPPERVVLDSRLRLPPSAKLLADPSAPVIILTGETDPAKHAAFARFPHVSLRTVPLLSNGLIDLNAALAALAEQGMGEVLAEAGATLAGALLRADLVDEIVLYQAPKILGTAARGLFELPENPAALAARAHWHTVSADILDGDIKWVLRRTEAV, from the coding sequence ATGCCCTCCCCCCAAGAGCCAACCTTCACCGACACCGACCGCCGCCATATGCAGGCCGCCCTCGCCCTTGCCCGCGAAGGCCGTTTTTCCACCAGCCCCAATCCCCGCGTCGGCTGCGTTATCGCACGCGGCGGGCAGATTGTCGGACAGGGCTTCCACGTCCGCGCGGGCGAACCCCATGCCGAAGTGCACGCCCTGCGTCAGGCGGGGGAACTCGCACGCGGCGCAACGGCCTACGTCACCCTCGAACCGTGCAGCCACCACGGCCGCACCCCGCCCTGCGCCGAAGCCCTCGTTGCGGCGGGCGTGTCGCGCGTCGTCGCCGCCATGTCCGACCCCAACCCGCAGGTGGCCGGACGCGGCCTCGCCCTCTTGGCGGCGGCGGGCATCCGCACCGAATGCGGCCTGCTCGAAACCGAAGCCCGCGAACTCAACCGCGGCTTCCTGTCGCGCATCGAACGCGGCCGCCCCTTCGTCCGCCTCAAATGCGCCGCCTCGCTCGACGGCAAAACCGCCCTTTCAGACGGCCGCAGCCAATGGATTACCAACGCCGCCGCCCGCGCCGACGTGCAGATACTGCGCGCCGAAAGCTGCGCCGTGCTCACCGGCATCGGCACCGTGCTCGCCGACGACCCGCTGCTCACCGTCCGCGCCTTCCCCACCGTGCGCCCGCCCGAGCGCGTCGTCCTCGACAGCCGCCTGCGCCTGCCGCCAAGCGCCAAGCTGCTGGCCGACCCCTCCGCCCCCGTTATCATCCTCACCGGCGAAACCGACCCCGCCAAACACGCCGCCTTCGCCCGTTTTCCGCACGTTTCCCTCCGCACCGTGCCGCTGCTTTCAAACGGCCTTATCGACCTGAACGCCGCCCTCGCCGCGCTGGCGGAACAAGGCATGGGCGAAGTGCTGGCCGAAGCGGGCGCGACGCTGGCGGGCGCGCTGCTGCGGGCGGATTTGGTTGACGAAATCGTCCTCTACCAAGCGCCGAAAATCCTCGGCACGGCGGCGCGCGGCCTGTTCGAGCTGCCCGAAAACCCCGCCGCCCTCGCCGCCCGCGCGCACTGGCACACCGTGTCCGCCGACATCCTCGACGGCGATATCAAATGGGTGCTGCGGCGGACAGAGGCCGTCTGA
- the tsaB gene encoding tRNA (adenosine(37)-N6)-threonylcarbamoyltransferase complex dimerization subunit type 1 TsaB has translation MQPDFSRPVLAIDTSTSVLSLALFAHGRLFACHEEAGNRQSALVLPQIGRLFGEAGVSAADLSCIVYAQGPGAFTGLRIGLGVAQGLAAPFGLPLVGVPCLDAAAYLVRGRGVLAAADARMGEVFYAWFDTENRRRLSPYQVGRAADIVPPEGVSFTHGIGNAFALADPPPFAGSPAMPTAADYLRLAQTGAYAAGDAADASLLYVRDKIALTAAEQAARKAAGGA, from the coding sequence ATGCAGCCCGATTTTTCCCGCCCCGTCCTCGCCATCGACACCTCCACCTCCGTCCTCTCCCTCGCCCTCTTCGCGCACGGCCGCCTGTTTGCCTGCCACGAAGAAGCGGGCAACCGCCAGTCGGCGCTGGTTCTGCCGCAGATCGGGCGGCTGTTTGGCGAAGCGGGCGTGTCTGCCGCCGATCTGTCGTGCATTGTCTACGCGCAGGGGCCGGGGGCGTTTACGGGACTGCGTATCGGCCTGGGCGTGGCGCAGGGCTTGGCCGCGCCCTTCGGCCTGCCGCTGGTGGGCGTGCCCTGTTTGGACGCGGCGGCTTATCTGGTGCGCGGGCGCGGCGTGCTGGCGGCGGCGGACGCGCGGATGGGCGAGGTGTTTTACGCGTGGTTTGACACGGAAAACCGCCGCCGCCTCAGCCCCTATCAGGTCGGACGCGCGGCGGACATCGTGCCGCCCGAGGGCGTATCGTTCACGCACGGCATCGGCAACGCCTTCGCGCTGGCCGATCCGCCGCCCTTTGCCGGTTCGCCCGCGATGCCGACGGCGGCAGACTATCTGCGTCTGGCGCAGACGGGCGCATATGCGGCGGGCGACGCCGCCGACGCTTCGCTGCTCTATGTGCGCGACAAAATCGCCCTCACCGCCGCCGAGCAGGCGGCACGCAAAGCGGCGGGCGGCGCATGA
- a CDS encoding autotransporter assembly complex family protein produces MKRCYNPRSFANPYRLPFPAMNRPSAAFVFLFALGLPAAAFSDGLSDAAKQERPSENAAEQKPSFAQRVKNRLGLNKKTEDGAAALKPKFPVTVEAAPADVKEMIETHLPLITQQQEEVLDEEQMEFLAEEAPEQVLMMLKTKGYFNARVTVSRQGAGYLVKVESGAQTTTGNVSVAILGDVLQDENLGAYYRSALENWALPVGSVFNQDDWSSSKTSVLSAVRRKKYPLAEFSSTRALVDPAKRSADLSVAVESGKPVYFGDLEISGTKRYPESVVRGLAQFAPGSPYDLDKLLDYQQALEQDSHYSGASVQADFDRLSGDRVPVKVAVSEMKRQKLELGVRFDSEYGLGGSFGYDHYNLFGRGYTGSLVLNGDKYEQTVAAGVSQPRSSNGHYWTGSLSFNRKTTQKLETETLTAGLWRVRDRNGIESRLGIEYVEDKSKIPDAKINLGRSFATMLTASWKKQSIETLLRPENGYFLDIKGGTTLGSLMSSSAMQRIAARAGYYFTPENKKIGTFVARGQIGFVNASDSSDTPAVLRFRTGGATSVRGYELDSIGLAGPSGSVLPARALAVASAEYQFPINKSFSAALFHDMGDAAHSFQDMKLKHGTGIGVRWFSPVAPFSFDIAYGHQDKKIRWHISLGTRF; encoded by the coding sequence ATGAAACGGTGTTACAATCCGCGCTCTTTTGCCAACCCGTACCGTCTGCCGTTTCCCGCCATGAACCGCCCATCCGCCGCCTTTGTTTTTTTGTTCGCGCTCGGCCTGCCTGCCGCCGCGTTTTCAGACGGCCTCTCCGATGCCGCAAAGCAGGAGAGGCCGTCTGAAAACGCGGCGGAGCAGAAGCCTTCGTTTGCCCAACGGGTGAAAAACCGTCTCGGTTTGAACAAAAAAACAGAAGACGGTGCGGCGGCGCTGAAACCGAAGTTTCCCGTGACAGTGGAGGCCGCGCCCGCCGATGTGAAGGAGATGATTGAAACGCACCTGCCGCTGATTACGCAGCAGCAGGAGGAAGTGCTTGACGAAGAGCAGATGGAGTTTCTCGCCGAGGAAGCGCCCGAGCAGGTGCTGATGATGCTGAAAACCAAGGGTTATTTCAACGCGCGGGTGACGGTGTCGCGGCAGGGCGCGGGCTATCTGGTGAAGGTGGAGAGCGGGGCGCAGACGACGACGGGCAATGTCAGCGTTGCCATTCTCGGCGATGTGCTGCAAGACGAAAACCTCGGCGCGTATTACCGTTCGGCTTTGGAAAACTGGGCGCTGCCGGTGGGCAGCGTCTTCAACCAGGACGATTGGAGCAGCAGCAAAACCTCGGTGTTATCGGCCGTGCGGCGCAAGAAATACCCGCTGGCGGAATTTTCCTCCACCCGCGCTTTGGTCGACCCGGCCAAACGCAGCGCCGATTTGTCGGTGGCGGTGGAAAGCGGCAAACCGGTTTACTTCGGCGATTTGGAAATCAGCGGCACCAAGCGCTATCCCGAAAGCGTGGTGCGCGGGCTGGCGCAGTTTGCCCCCGGTTCGCCCTACGATTTGGACAAGCTGCTCGACTACCAGCAGGCGCTCGAACAGGACAGCCACTATTCGGGCGCGTCGGTGCAGGCCGATTTCGACAGGCTCAGCGGCGACCGCGTGCCGGTGAAAGTGGCCGTGTCGGAAATGAAGCGGCAGAAGCTGGAACTGGGCGTGCGTTTCGATTCCGAATACGGCTTGGGCGGCTCGTTCGGCTACGACCACTATAACCTCTTCGGCCGCGGCTACACCGGATCGCTGGTGCTCAACGGCGACAAATACGAGCAGACCGTGGCCGCCGGCGTCAGCCAGCCGCGCAGCAGCAACGGCCACTACTGGACAGGCTCGCTCTCCTTCAACCGCAAAACCACGCAGAAACTCGAAACCGAAACCCTCACCGCCGGTCTGTGGCGCGTGCGCGACCGCAACGGCATCGAATCGCGGCTGGGCATCGAGTATGTCGAAGACAAATCGAAAATTCCCGACGCCAAAATCAACCTCGGCCGCTCCTTCGCCACCATGCTCACCGCCTCGTGGAAAAAACAGAGCATCGAAACCCTGCTGCGACCCGAAAACGGCTACTTCCTCGACATCAAAGGCGGCACCACCCTCGGCAGCCTGATGTCCTCCTCGGCCATGCAGCGCATCGCCGCGCGGGCGGGCTACTACTTCACACCCGAGAACAAAAAAATCGGCACCTTCGTCGCCCGCGGCCAAATCGGCTTCGTCAACGCCAGCGACAGCAGCGACACTCCCGCCGTGCTGCGTTTCCGCACCGGCGGCGCCACCTCCGTGCGCGGCTACGAACTCGACAGCATCGGCCTGGCCGGCCCCTCCGGCTCCGTCCTGCCCGCCCGCGCCCTCGCCGTTGCCAGCGCCGAATACCAGTTCCCCATCAACAAAAGCTTCTCCGCCGCCCTGTTCCACGACATGGGCGACGCGGCGCACAGCTTCCAAGACATGAAACTCAAACACGGCACGGGCATCGGCGTGCGCTGGTTCAGCCCCGTCGCCCCCTTCTCCTTCGACATCGCCTACGGCCACCAGGACAAAAAAATCCGCTGGCACATCAGCTTGGGAACCCGTTTCTAA
- a CDS encoding prolyl oligopeptidase family protein produces MPEQHDPFSRFHNLSDPATQDFARSAHGETLARFAGDDVFRALRDDIAEAMRDERQIPFCQEHRARMYHFYQSEDFPKGVYRVCSAASYRAGLPDWEVLFSVADFDEILGDDVYLDGVSHYVEQPLRVLLSLSAAGGDASYTLEFDLAGRRIVENGFHFPAGKNHISWRDENSVWVCPAWDERQLTESGYPRQVWLLERGQAFSDGLPVLQVAENWMMANAWRYLDGLGSPVDLIEAAEGFFTKDYYQVLPDNSTAKLNLPRDCDIVGYTAGQLLVQLREPWQRAKQSYPAGALVAVKLNKGVLGEAALLFEPSDTQAVDSVETTKRFIAVSLLDKVKGRLKAWKWTGKTWEEQSLPELPAGALEITDQPWGGDILYLAADDFTTPLTLFALDLHVNELSVLRRQPEQFVADGIRVQQLWAESADGTRIPYFHVGKTAAPDTPTLVYAYGGFGEPEPPHYPESIGRHWLEQGNAFVVANVRGGGEFKHWHAAAQGRYKHRSADDLLAVVRDLAARGMSSPERIAVQGGSNGGLVAAAAFVREPQNMGALVCEVPLTDMLAYTELSAGASWTDEYGDPADPEMRPHLAALSPYHKLSDGLSYPPALITTSLSDDRVHPAHALKFYAKLRGYGANAWLYAPDGGGHTGNGTQEETAAELACVLRFLQQTVGAEKP; encoded by the coding sequence ATGCCCGAGCAACACGATCCGTTTTCCCGTTTCCACAATCTTTCCGACCCCGCCACGCAGGATTTCGCCCGCAGCGCCCACGGCGAAACGCTGGCGCGCTTTGCCGGCGACGACGTCTTCCGCGCCCTGCGCGACGACATCGCCGAAGCCATGCGCGACGAGCGGCAGATTCCGTTTTGCCAGGAACACCGCGCGCGGATGTACCATTTTTACCAGAGCGAAGACTTTCCCAAAGGCGTCTACCGCGTCTGCTCCGCCGCCTCCTACCGCGCCGGTCTGCCCGATTGGGAAGTGCTGTTTTCCGTGGCCGATTTCGACGAAATTCTCGGCGACGATGTTTATCTCGACGGCGTGTCGCATTATGTCGAGCAGCCGCTGCGCGTGCTGTTGAGCCTGAGCGCGGCGGGTGGCGACGCGTCCTACACGCTGGAATTCGATTTGGCCGGGCGGCGCATCGTCGAAAACGGCTTCCACTTTCCGGCGGGCAAAAACCATATTTCGTGGCGCGACGAAAACAGCGTGTGGGTCTGCCCCGCCTGGGACGAACGCCAGCTCACCGAATCGGGCTATCCGCGCCAGGTGTGGCTGCTCGAACGCGGTCAGGCGTTTTCAGACGGCCTGCCCGTGTTGCAGGTGGCGGAAAACTGGATGATGGCCAACGCCTGGCGTTATCTCGACGGCCTCGGTTCGCCCGTGGATTTAATCGAAGCGGCGGAAGGCTTTTTCACCAAAGACTATTACCAGGTGCTGCCCGACAACAGCACCGCCAAACTGAACCTGCCGCGCGACTGCGACATCGTCGGCTACACGGCGGGACAGCTGCTCGTGCAGCTGCGCGAACCGTGGCAGCGCGCCAAGCAAAGCTATCCGGCGGGCGCACTGGTGGCGGTGAAGCTGAACAAGGGCGTGCTGGGCGAAGCGGCGCTGCTGTTCGAGCCGTCGGACACGCAGGCGGTGGACAGCGTGGAAACCACCAAACGCTTTATCGCCGTGTCGCTGCTGGATAAGGTGAAAGGCCGTCTGAAAGCGTGGAAATGGACGGGCAAAACATGGGAAGAACAAAGCCTGCCCGAGCTGCCCGCAGGCGCGCTGGAAATCACCGACCAACCCTGGGGCGGCGACATACTCTATCTGGCCGCCGACGACTTCACCACGCCGCTCACCCTGTTTGCCCTCGATTTGCACGTCAACGAACTGAGCGTGCTGCGCCGCCAGCCCGAACAGTTTGTTGCAGACGGCATCCGCGTGCAGCAGCTTTGGGCGGAATCGGCCGACGGCACGCGGATACCCTATTTCCACGTCGGTAAAACCGCCGCGCCCGACACGCCGACGCTGGTTTACGCCTACGGCGGCTTCGGCGAACCCGAGCCGCCGCATTACCCCGAAAGCATCGGCCGCCACTGGCTCGAACAGGGGAATGCTTTTGTTGTTGCCAACGTGCGCGGCGGCGGCGAGTTCAAACACTGGCACGCCGCCGCGCAGGGCAGGTACAAACACCGCAGCGCCGACGATCTGCTGGCCGTGGTGCGCGATTTGGCCGCGCGCGGCATGAGTTCGCCCGAACGCATTGCCGTGCAGGGCGGCAGCAACGGCGGCCTCGTCGCCGCCGCCGCCTTCGTGCGCGAACCGCAAAACATGGGCGCGCTGGTGTGCGAAGTCCCCCTCACCGACATGCTCGCCTACACCGAACTCTCCGCTGGCGCCAGCTGGACGGACGAATACGGCGACCCCGCCGACCCCGAAATGCGCCCCCACCTCGCCGCCCTGTCGCCCTACCACAAACTTTCAGACGGCCTCAGCTACCCGCCCGCCCTCATCACCACCAGCCTGTCCGACGACCGCGTCCACCCCGCCCACGCCTTAAAGTTTTACGCCAAACTGCGCGGCTATGGCGCAAACGCCTGGCTCTACGCACCCGACGGCGGCGGCCACACCGGCAACGGAACGCAGGAAGAAACCGCCGCCGAGCTGGCCTGCGTGCTGCGCTTTTTGCAGCAGACCGTAGGCGCAGAAAAGCCGTGA
- the rimI gene encoding ribosomal protein S18-alanine N-acetyltransferase, translating into MNIRPALTSDCAALAAVDRACNPSPWSENQFQTALNQACGTVLLAEADGAPAAFIVWQTVAGESELHLIATAPATRRQGYADALLRRWLADCAANGVTRLLLEVRESNAAAQALYRKHGFSDAARRRGYYSLPDGAREDALIMEKIC; encoded by the coding sequence ATGAACATCCGCCCTGCCCTGACAAGCGACTGCGCCGCGCTGGCCGCCGTCGACCGCGCCTGCAACCCCTCGCCGTGGTCGGAAAACCAGTTTCAGACGGCCTTAAACCAAGCCTGCGGTACCGTGCTGCTTGCGGAAGCCGACGGTGCGCCCGCCGCCTTTATCGTCTGGCAGACCGTGGCGGGCGAATCGGAGCTGCACCTGATTGCCACCGCGCCCGCCACGCGCCGCCAAGGCTATGCCGACGCGCTGCTGCGCCGCTGGTTGGCCGACTGCGCCGCCAACGGCGTGACCCGCCTGCTGCTGGAAGTGCGCGAATCGAACGCTGCCGCGCAGGCGCTCTACCGCAAACACGGCTTTTCCGACGCGGCGCGGCGGCGCGGCTATTATTCCCTGCCCGACGGCGCGCGCGAAGACGCGCTGATTATGGAGAAAATATGTTAA